The following are encoded together in the Acidobacteriota bacterium genome:
- a CDS encoding dihydrofolate reductase, with translation MRVSAILAAATNGVIGLEGQLPWQLKTDVRRFKRLTTGHHVVMGRRTWEEIGCRPLPRRTCVVLSRQAGFGAPGAEVRHSLEAAVEAARQAGEEELFVIGGAALFSAAFRFADRVYLTRVLAEVEGDTAVDLSPLDDWRQETTEDVPAGPEDDHPTRFEVLAPPADRR, from the coding sequence GTGAGAGTTTCGGCCATTCTCGCCGCGGCGACCAACGGCGTCATCGGTCTCGAGGGTCAACTGCCCTGGCAGCTCAAGACCGACGTCCGGCGTTTCAAGCGGCTGACCACGGGCCACCACGTGGTGATGGGGCGGCGCACCTGGGAGGAGATCGGCTGCCGGCCACTGCCGCGCAGGACGTGTGTCGTGCTGAGCAGGCAGGCTGGGTTCGGGGCTCCCGGAGCCGAGGTGCGGCACTCGCTCGAAGCGGCGGTCGAGGCGGCCCGCCAGGCGGGCGAGGAGGAACTCTTCGTCATCGGCGGCGCCGCGTTGTTCAGCGCGGCGTTCCGGTTCGCGGACCGCGTGTACCTGACGCGTGTACTGGCTGAGGTCGAAGGAGACACGGCGGTCGATCTGTCTCCGCTCGACGACTGGCGGCAGGAGACGACGGAGGATGTGCCGGCCGGTCCGGAAGACGACCATCCTACCCGCTTCGAGGTCCTCGCGCCGCCGGCGGACCGCCGGTGA
- the queG gene encoding tRNA epoxyqueuosine(34) reductase QueG yields MSEGPANPGSRADLLVGWALEAGFDRAGITTLEPQAGTGSAFLRRLERGLFASMAWLGRRPNRRVVPATLLDGARSALCVALHYHPLEGEPEPAGDLWPRVARYARGDDYHDVMERRLRRLSTRIREAFPGAGTRLYVDTGPVLERTLAARAGLGAVAKNTQLLDRSGSWFLLGELFLTLELEPSEPLAEDLCGDCRRCLEACPTGALPEPYVLDAERCISYWTIEHRGELPERARAMVGDWVFGCDICQEVCPWNQHRAAPVERQRVGLFGLPPDRAELDLAALLSISEDGYRNRFRHSPMKRAGRSGLRRNAAVAMGNRADPAYAAALERARESDDPVVGSHADWSLRRLAGNGDEGRKLLEIRD; encoded by the coding sequence GTGAGCGAGGGTCCCGCCAACCCGGGCAGCCGAGCCGACTTGCTGGTCGGCTGGGCGCTCGAAGCGGGGTTCGACCGCGCGGGCATCACCACGCTGGAGCCGCAGGCCGGAACCGGTTCCGCCTTCCTGCGCAGGCTGGAACGGGGCCTCTTCGCCTCGATGGCCTGGCTCGGCCGCCGCCCGAACCGTCGGGTGGTCCCGGCAACGCTTCTCGACGGCGCCAGGTCGGCGCTCTGTGTCGCGCTGCACTACCACCCCCTGGAAGGGGAGCCGGAACCGGCGGGCGACCTGTGGCCACGGGTGGCGCGCTATGCCCGTGGCGACGACTACCACGACGTGATGGAGCGCAGGCTGCGGCGGCTCTCCACGCGTATCCGGGAGGCGTTCCCGGGTGCCGGCACTCGCCTCTACGTCGACACGGGGCCCGTGCTGGAACGGACCCTGGCGGCGCGGGCCGGCCTCGGCGCCGTGGCCAAGAACACCCAGTTGCTCGACCGGAGCGGCTCCTGGTTCCTGCTTGGTGAACTGTTCCTGACCCTGGAGCTCGAACCGAGCGAGCCGCTGGCGGAGGACCTCTGCGGAGACTGCCGGCGGTGCCTCGAGGCCTGTCCGACCGGAGCACTGCCGGAACCCTACGTGCTGGACGCGGAGCGATGCATCAGTTACTGGACGATCGAGCACCGCGGGGAGTTGCCGGAGAGGGCGCGGGCGATGGTCGGCGACTGGGTGTTCGGCTGCGACATCTGCCAGGAGGTCTGCCCCTGGAACCAGCACCGGGCGGCCCCCGTCGAACGGCAGCGGGTCGGACTCTTCGGGCTTCCGCCAGACCGCGCCGAACTGGACCTGGCCGCCCTCCTGTCGATCTCCGAGGACGGCTACCGCAACCGCTTCCGGCATAGCCCGATGAAGCGCGCGGGCAGGTCGGGCCTGCGACGCAACGCGGCCGTGGCGATGGGCAATCGGGCGGATCCGGCCTATGCCGCGGCCCTCGAACGGGCTCGGGAGAGCGACGATCCGGTCGTCGGCAGCCATGCGGACTGGTCGCTGCGTCGCTTGGCCGGGAACGGCGACGAGGGCCGTAAGTTGCTTGAAATCAGGGACTAA